A part of Streptomyces sp. NBC_01497 genomic DNA contains:
- a CDS encoding LysR family transcriptional regulator — translation MDLDLRKLRYFVAVADKLHFGRAADELHIAQPVLSRQIRALEKDLGTPLLTRDSHGVLLTDAGRQLLTDAGPLLASAQAARRRVTVAARGSRRITVGFRAGIAVAPAIQRFATEHPDVPVDVQRIEGDDQAPMLLDGRIDIGYVRLPIDEAGLRVAPLYTEPRVAVLPVGHRWAGKKEVTEADLVGEPLIWHADTSTQPTRHPHPNAGYLARGVDETLEHVAAGRGISFLPRSATVFYSHPDVIYVPVPDLAPDQVCLAVPVSRVSPVVDDFFTAAQAAAEITAECGNYEMWQRGGDAAAMHG, via the coding sequence ATGGATCTGGACCTGCGCAAGTTGCGCTACTTCGTCGCCGTCGCCGACAAGCTCCACTTCGGCCGCGCCGCCGATGAGCTGCACATCGCACAACCAGTACTCAGCCGGCAGATCCGCGCACTGGAGAAGGATCTCGGCACCCCGCTGCTGACAAGGGACAGCCACGGCGTGCTGCTGACCGACGCCGGCAGGCAACTGCTGACCGACGCGGGCCCACTGCTGGCCTCCGCGCAGGCCGCACGCCGCCGGGTGACCGTGGCCGCGCGGGGCAGCCGGCGGATAACGGTCGGCTTCCGGGCGGGCATCGCGGTCGCCCCGGCGATACAACGGTTCGCCACCGAGCACCCGGACGTTCCGGTGGACGTGCAACGGATCGAAGGGGACGACCAGGCCCCGATGCTGCTCGACGGTCGCATCGACATCGGCTATGTGCGGCTGCCCATCGACGAGGCCGGCCTGCGCGTCGCCCCGCTCTACACCGAGCCACGGGTGGCGGTGCTGCCCGTCGGCCACCGATGGGCCGGCAAGAAGGAAGTCACCGAGGCCGACCTGGTCGGTGAACCGCTGATCTGGCATGCCGACACGAGTACGCAGCCCACCAGGCACCCGCACCCCAACGCCGGGTACCTGGCGCGCGGGGTGGACGAAACGCTCGAACATGTCGCAGCCGGCCGGGGCATCTCATTCCTGCCCCGTTCAGCGACCGTGTTCTACTCACATCCGGACGTCATCTATGTGCCCGTCCCGGATCTGGCGCCCGACCAGGTGTGTCTCGCGGTGCCGGTATCGCGCGTCTCGCCGGTGGTCGACGACTTCTTCACCGCAGCTCAGGCTGCGGCCGAGATCACGGCAGAATGTGGGAACTACGAAATGTGGCAGCGTGGAGGCGATGCCGCTGCAATGCACGGTTGA
- a CDS encoding LLM class flavin-dependent oxidoreductase yields MSLTFHWFLPTYGDSRHVVGGGHGLPAGGAGGQRPADLGYLTQIGRAAEQLGFVGALTPTGAWCEDAWLTTAMLARETERLKFLVAFRPGFVAPTLAAQMAATFQRHSGGRLLLNVVTGGESHEQRAYGDFLDKEGRYARTGEFLDIVRSLWAGGTVTREGQHLRVEEARLARVPDPVPPVYFGGSSPAAGEVAGRYSDVYLTWGEPPAQVEEKIAWIRSLAEKQGRQVRFGIRLHVITRDTADHAWAEARRLLDGFSDEAVATVQAGLARSESEGQRRMLALHGGSRDGLEVSPNLWAGIGLVRGGAGTALVGSHAEVAERIEEYHRLGVDEFIMSGHPHVEEAYWFGEGVLPRLAAAGLWTHPAEHAVEHPANGVPFAPGVGS; encoded by the coding sequence GTGAGCCTCACCTTCCACTGGTTCCTCCCCACCTACGGCGACAGCCGGCATGTCGTCGGCGGCGGGCACGGGCTGCCCGCGGGCGGCGCGGGCGGCCAGCGCCCCGCCGACCTCGGCTACCTCACCCAGATCGGCCGCGCCGCAGAGCAGTTGGGGTTCGTCGGCGCCCTCACCCCGACCGGGGCCTGGTGCGAGGACGCGTGGCTGACCACCGCGATGCTGGCGCGGGAGACCGAACGGCTCAAGTTCCTCGTCGCCTTCCGGCCCGGCTTCGTGGCCCCCACGCTCGCCGCCCAGATGGCCGCGACCTTCCAGCGCCACTCGGGCGGCCGGCTGCTGCTGAACGTGGTCACCGGTGGCGAGAGCCACGAACAGCGCGCCTACGGCGACTTCCTGGACAAGGAGGGCCGCTACGCCCGCACCGGCGAGTTCCTGGACATCGTGCGCTCCCTGTGGGCGGGCGGGACGGTCACACGGGAGGGGCAGCACCTGCGCGTGGAGGAGGCGCGGCTCGCCCGCGTACCCGATCCGGTACCGCCGGTGTACTTCGGCGGCTCGTCGCCCGCCGCCGGCGAGGTCGCGGGCCGGTACAGCGACGTGTACCTGACGTGGGGGGAGCCGCCGGCCCAGGTCGAGGAGAAGATCGCCTGGATCCGTTCGCTCGCCGAGAAGCAGGGCCGGCAGGTGCGGTTCGGCATCCGGCTGCACGTCATCACCCGGGACACCGCGGACCACGCGTGGGCCGAGGCGCGCAGGCTGCTCGACGGCTTCTCGGACGAGGCCGTCGCCACCGTCCAGGCGGGGCTCGCCCGCAGCGAGTCCGAGGGCCAGCGCAGGATGCTCGCGCTGCACGGCGGCAGCAGGGACGGGCTGGAGGTCTCGCCCAATCTGTGGGCCGGCATCGGCCTCGTGCGCGGCGGAGCCGGTACGGCCCTGGTGGGCAGTCACGCGGAGGTGGCGGAGCGCATCGAGGAGTACCACCGGCTCGGTGTCGACGAGTTCATCATGTCCGGCCACCCCCACGTCGAGGAGGCGTACTGGTTCGGCGAGGGCGTACTGCCGAGGCTGGCCGCGGCGGGTCTGTGGACCCACCCGGCCGAGCACGCCGTCGAACACCCGGCCAACGGGGTGCCGTTCGCGCCCGGCGTCGGGTCCTAG
- a CDS encoding SfnB family sulfur acquisition oxidoreductase produces the protein MTAPDRPRAGQSEAHVIADDAEALAVAAELAGAFRQGAARRDAERILPHEELDRLAASGLLGITVPASYGGADVRLTTLAEVFRLLAAADGSLAQIPQNHFVYVNVLRRQGSPAQREFFFREVLAGRRFGNAQSEAGTKHVLDIRTRLTPRGDGTYLLRGEKHYSTGALFADSIPVLARAEEDALHVAYVPRHAPGVSVVDDWDGMGQRTTASGTVRLADVVVPADRVVPHHLTFQGPQLHGAVAQLLHAAIDAGIAAGALDEAAAFVRTKSRPWFESGYESAVEDPLLVQRFGELALRVRASDALVAAAARAVDAAAADLTDDTAAEASIAVAAAKVQAANAAVELGSALFEVAGTRAALNGLNLHRHWRDARTHTLHDPSRWKIQHIGRYVLTGTRPPRHGLI, from the coding sequence GTGACCGCTCCCGACCGCCCGAGAGCCGGGCAGTCCGAGGCCCATGTCATCGCGGACGACGCGGAGGCGCTCGCTGTCGCCGCGGAACTGGCCGGCGCGTTCCGGCAGGGGGCCGCGCGGCGCGACGCCGAGCGCATCCTCCCGCACGAGGAGCTGGACCGTCTCGCGGCGAGCGGGCTGCTCGGGATCACGGTGCCCGCGTCGTACGGCGGCGCGGACGTGCGCCTGACCACACTGGCCGAGGTATTCCGGCTCCTGGCCGCAGCCGACGGCAGCCTGGCGCAGATCCCGCAGAACCACTTCGTGTACGTGAACGTGCTCCGGCGCCAGGGAAGCCCGGCCCAGCGGGAGTTCTTCTTCCGTGAAGTCCTCGCGGGCCGCAGGTTCGGCAACGCCCAGTCGGAGGCCGGGACCAAGCACGTCCTGGACATCCGCACCCGGCTGACACCGCGCGGCGACGGTACGTACCTCCTGCGCGGCGAGAAGCACTACTCGACGGGAGCTCTCTTCGCGGACTCGATCCCCGTCCTCGCCCGGGCCGAGGAGGATGCCCTGCATGTCGCCTACGTCCCGCGGCACGCGCCGGGCGTGAGCGTGGTCGACGACTGGGACGGCATGGGGCAGCGCACCACGGCGAGCGGGACCGTACGACTCGCGGATGTGGTGGTCCCCGCCGACCGGGTGGTGCCGCACCACCTGACCTTCCAGGGACCTCAACTGCATGGCGCAGTAGCCCAGTTGCTCCACGCGGCCATCGACGCGGGGATCGCGGCGGGGGCGCTCGACGAGGCCGCCGCGTTCGTGCGCACCAAGAGCAGGCCCTGGTTCGAGAGCGGGTACGAGAGCGCCGTCGAGGACCCGCTGCTCGTGCAGCGCTTCGGCGAACTCGCCCTGCGGGTGCGCGCGTCGGACGCGCTGGTCGCCGCGGCCGCCCGTGCCGTCGACGCGGCGGCGGCGGACCTCACCGACGACACGGCGGCCGAGGCGTCGATAGCGGTCGCCGCCGCCAAGGTCCAGGCCGCGAACGCGGCGGTCGAACTGGGCAGCGCGCTCTTCGAGGTGGCGGGCACCCGGGCCGCGCTCAACGGCCTCAATCTGCACCGGCACTGGCGCGACGCCCGTACGCACACCCTGCACGACCCGTCCCGCTGGAAGATCCAGCACATCGGCCGCTACGTCCTGACCGGAACCAGGCCGCCCCGCCACGGACTGATCTGA
- a CDS encoding winged helix-turn-helix transcriptional regulator, with protein sequence MVERTRFDDSDCPVARSVDTIGDWWSMLIVRDAFDGSRRFGEFQRGLGVAKNILAARLRSLVASGVLETLPASDGSAYREYVLTPKGRGLFPVIVALRQWGEQNLFDPGESHSEMVDLRQGRPLRTMEVRSADGRRVDADDTVVNKVG encoded by the coding sequence ATGGTGGAGCGAACGCGTTTCGACGACAGCGACTGTCCCGTCGCGCGGTCGGTCGACACGATCGGCGACTGGTGGTCAATGCTGATCGTGCGGGACGCCTTCGACGGCAGCCGCCGCTTCGGGGAGTTCCAACGCGGCCTCGGCGTGGCGAAGAACATCCTCGCCGCGCGCCTGCGCTCCCTGGTCGCCTCAGGAGTCCTCGAAACCCTCCCCGCCTCGGACGGCAGCGCCTACCGGGAGTACGTACTGACACCGAAGGGCAGGGGGCTCTTTCCTGTCATCGTCGCGCTGCGCCAGTGGGGCGAACAGAACCTCTTCGACCCCGGTGAGTCCCACTCGGAGATGGTCGACCTCCGGCAGGGACGCCCTTTGCGCACCATGGAGGTCCGCTCCGCGGACGGGCGGCGCGTCGACGCCGACGACACCGTGGTCAACAAGGTCGGGTGA
- a CDS encoding TetR/AcrR family transcriptional regulator — protein MSEPRSRAEKRAATAQRILEAARAEFGERGLEATTIRRIAQRAQVDPSLVMQHYGSKAALFAVAIDMGESTPREVEAHLHDVLDVRLAALPPETRALVRSMLTAPEAEASMSAFLNERVANLSGAMGGEDAELRAALIVSSILGLTVARHFLKLDAFADASDADIARVARPWVTTGVDPASGRRPGASDGAL, from the coding sequence GTGAGTGAGCCGAGGAGCAGGGCCGAGAAGAGGGCGGCGACGGCGCAGCGCATCCTGGAGGCGGCGCGTGCGGAGTTCGGGGAGCGCGGCCTGGAGGCGACGACCATCCGCCGCATCGCCCAGCGCGCCCAGGTGGATCCGTCGCTGGTCATGCAGCACTACGGATCGAAGGCCGCCCTCTTCGCCGTCGCCATCGACATGGGAGAGTCCACCCCGCGGGAGGTGGAGGCCCATCTCCACGACGTCCTGGACGTACGGCTCGCGGCCCTGCCTCCGGAGACCAGGGCTCTCGTGCGGTCCATGCTCACCGCGCCCGAGGCGGAGGCCTCCATGAGCGCGTTCCTGAACGAGCGGGTCGCCAACCTGAGCGGTGCCATGGGCGGCGAGGACGCCGAACTGCGTGCCGCACTGATCGTCAGCAGCATCCTCGGGCTCACCGTCGCCCGTCACTTCCTGAAACTCGACGCCTTCGCCGATGCCTCCGACGCCGACATCGCCCGTGTCGCCCGGCCATGGGTCACCACCGGGGTCGACCCTGCTTCCGGGCGCCGGCCCGGGGCCTCCGACGGAGCTCTCTGA
- a CDS encoding amidohydrolase family protein, with the protein MKIIAIEEHWNSVTIRDALDRLPDGARDESVAFNTMGDNQARLEDIGRGRIEAMDAAGIDISILSVVTPATQALPAPEAVALAREANDEAAEAVRAHPDRFRAFATLPTGDPQAAAAELERCATELGHVGAMIHGRTGARTLDDPAYDDLFATAARLHQPVFIHPQIPSDEVRDASYRGLDPLTDLGLASFGWGWHMDAGLCALRLILRGTFDRHPGLQIVLGHWGEMLLFWMDRVDSLSSVAHHLERRVSDYIRTNIHVTGSGMLQERLLRHTLDFTTADRVLFSTDYPFHRPDARAVEQFFAAVPDPSDRSGIASGNAEALFGLA; encoded by the coding sequence GTGAAGATCATCGCGATCGAAGAGCACTGGAACAGCGTCACCATCCGCGACGCGCTCGACCGCCTGCCCGACGGGGCGCGGGACGAAAGCGTCGCCTTCAACACGATGGGCGACAACCAGGCCCGGCTGGAGGACATCGGCCGGGGCCGCATCGAGGCGATGGACGCCGCAGGGATCGACATCTCGATCCTGTCGGTCGTCACACCCGCCACCCAGGCCCTCCCCGCCCCGGAAGCCGTCGCGCTGGCCCGGGAAGCGAACGACGAGGCCGCTGAGGCCGTCCGGGCGCATCCGGACCGCTTCCGCGCGTTCGCCACCCTGCCGACCGGCGATCCGCAGGCCGCGGCCGCGGAACTCGAACGGTGCGCCACCGAGCTGGGCCATGTCGGCGCGATGATCCACGGCCGAACGGGCGCCCGCACACTGGACGATCCCGCCTACGACGACCTGTTCGCCACCGCGGCCCGCCTCCACCAGCCCGTCTTCATCCACCCGCAGATCCCGTCGGACGAGGTGCGCGACGCCTCGTACCGGGGACTGGACCCCCTGACCGACCTCGGCCTCGCGAGCTTCGGCTGGGGCTGGCACATGGACGCGGGCCTCTGCGCCCTGCGGCTGATCCTGCGCGGCACCTTCGACCGCCACCCCGGGCTCCAGATCGTCCTCGGCCACTGGGGCGAGATGCTGTTGTTCTGGATGGACCGCGTCGACAGCCTCTCCTCGGTCGCCCACCACCTCGAACGCCGGGTCTCGGACTACATCAGAACCAACATCCACGTCACCGGCAGCGGCATGCTCCAGGAGCGGCTGCTGCGCCACACCCTGGACTTCACCACCGCCGACCGGGTGCTGTTCTCCACCGACTACCCCTTCCACCGACCCGACGCGAGGGCGGTCGAGCAGTTCTTCGCCGCCGTCCCCGACCCCTCGGACCGTTCCGGAATCGCTTCGGGCAACGCGGAAGCCCTGTTCGGGCTGGCCTGA
- a CDS encoding SDR family oxidoreductase produces MRVFVTGGTGHSGSYIIPELIAAGHEVTGLARSDTAAAALSALGAKVRRGDLADLAGLKEAAADSDGVVHVAHRQDLLPSGGMDAVAAAELPIVRAYGEALAGTGKPLVAAGSIGSPGQLGRPATEEDPALSVGDEHKGTLRVRNAVEAAVIGLAERGVRSSVVRIANIMHSTTDAGFLPMLIALAREKGFAGYPGDGANLWNAVHVRDVASLFRLALEKGPAGRYWHAVEDGGIPFRELAEAVGSRLGLPAVSIPVDVLMVPGYFGFLANIVTQNYPASHLITRRALGWEPTRPGLLADLDNGHYFPAAPQSAPTMS; encoded by the coding sequence ATGCGCGTTTTCGTCACTGGCGGGACCGGCCATTCCGGTTCGTACATCATCCCCGAGCTCATCGCCGCCGGGCACGAGGTCACCGGCCTGGCCCGGTCGGACACGGCCGCGGCGGCGCTGTCCGCGCTCGGCGCGAAGGTGCGCCGCGGCGACCTCGCTGATCTTGCCGGGCTCAAGGAGGCGGCTGCGGATTCCGACGGCGTCGTCCACGTCGCGCATCGGCAAGACCTGCTTCCGTCCGGCGGGATGGACGCCGTGGCCGCCGCGGAGCTCCCGATCGTACGCGCCTACGGCGAGGCACTCGCGGGAACCGGAAAGCCGCTCGTCGCGGCGGGGAGCATAGGGTCGCCCGGGCAACTGGGCCGGCCGGCCACCGAGGAGGACCCGGCCCTTTCCGTCGGTGATGAGCACAAGGGCACCCTCCGGGTTCGCAATGCCGTGGAAGCCGCCGTCATCGGTCTCGCCGAACGGGGAGTGCGGTCTTCGGTCGTGCGGATCGCCAACATCATGCACAGCACGACCGATGCCGGCTTCCTCCCCATGCTGATCGCGCTCGCGAGGGAGAAGGGCTTCGCCGGCTACCCCGGAGACGGCGCGAACCTGTGGAACGCCGTGCACGTCCGCGATGTCGCCTCGTTGTTCCGATTGGCGCTGGAGAAGGGTCCGGCCGGGAGATATTGGCATGCGGTTGAGGACGGGGGCATCCCGTTTCGCGAGTTGGCCGAGGCCGTCGGCAGCCGCCTGGGCCTGCCCGCGGTGAGCATTCCTGTGGACGTGCTGATGGTGCCGGGATACTTCGGGTTCCTCGCGAACATCGTCACGCAGAACTACCCGGCGTCCCACCTCATCACCCGCCGGGCCCTCGGCTGGGAACCCACTCGACCCGGCCTGCTCGCCGATCTGGACAACGGCCATTACTTCCCCGCCGCACCTCAGTCGGCACCAACGATGTCGTGA
- a CDS encoding NADPH-dependent F420 reductase, producing the protein MSSISIIGLGNMAGALADRALAGGNAVEIIGRDPVKAKELAAALGGATVGTAGAAPAGDIVVLAVPYAGTAAVVSEYGDALHGKVIIDVTNPVSPDSQGLVTPEGSSGAQEIAKVAPAGAHVVKAFNTVFGHMLAQGNPLDVLIAGDDSEAKATVSAFIESLGLRPMDTGPLGMARWLEGTGLVMIGLGRYGAGSFNFTLGVNTSA; encoded by the coding sequence ATGAGCAGCATCAGCATTATCGGCCTGGGGAACATGGCCGGCGCCCTGGCCGACCGGGCGCTCGCCGGCGGCAACGCCGTCGAGATCATCGGCCGCGACCCGGTCAAGGCCAAGGAATTGGCCGCTGCGCTCGGCGGCGCCACTGTCGGGACGGCCGGCGCCGCCCCGGCCGGGGACATCGTTGTCCTCGCCGTGCCGTACGCCGGCACGGCGGCGGTGGTGAGCGAGTACGGGGACGCGCTGCACGGCAAGGTCATCATCGACGTGACCAACCCCGTCTCCCCCGATTCCCAGGGCCTTGTCACCCCCGAAGGCAGTTCCGGCGCGCAGGAGATCGCCAAGGTTGCCCCCGCCGGCGCGCACGTCGTGAAGGCGTTCAACACCGTCTTCGGTCACATGCTGGCACAGGGCAACCCGCTGGACGTGCTCATCGCCGGCGACGACTCCGAGGCCAAGGCGACGGTGTCGGCATTCATCGAAAGCCTCGGGCTGCGGCCCATGGACACCGGCCCGCTGGGAATGGCGCGCTGGCTGGAGGGAACGGGCCTGGTGATGATCGGCCTGGGCCGCTATGGCGCGGGGAGCTTCAACTTCACCCTCGGCGTCAACACTTCTGCCTGA
- a CDS encoding MFS transporter, giving the protein MARHPGAVTTGAESLSATPRFPLTRGVALLFAVACGTAVANVYFAQPLLVTLGRDFSIGTATVGAVVSLTQLGYGLGLFFLVPLGDLLDRRRLVVGQLLLLAAALAAVGTADNVALLLVGLAAVGSLAVVTQTLVAFAASLAPSAARGRAVGLVTSGVVTGILLARTVSGLLADLAGWRSVYLSSAAVACVLALTLHRLLPSGVSAAPAAGGYGRLLRSTVTLFVRERLLRLRALFALLIFAAFSALWSSVALPLSAPPLSLSHTEIGAFGLAGAAGALAATAAGRLNDRGFSQRTTGIGLALLTVSWLPLALTRHSLWALAAGVIVLDLAVQAVHVTNQTLIYALHPEAGSRLIGGYMVFYSIGSASGAVTATALYAVAGWTAVCALGAGFSSLALLLWALTRRGTPNAPTAAAG; this is encoded by the coding sequence ATGGCACGACACCCGGGGGCCGTCACCACAGGGGCCGAGAGCCTGAGCGCGACGCCCAGATTCCCACTGACCAGGGGAGTCGCCCTGCTCTTCGCCGTCGCCTGTGGAACGGCCGTGGCCAATGTCTACTTCGCGCAGCCCCTCCTGGTGACACTGGGCCGCGACTTCTCGATCGGCACAGCGACGGTCGGCGCGGTCGTGTCGCTGACGCAACTCGGTTACGGGCTGGGCTTGTTCTTCCTCGTGCCACTGGGAGACCTGCTCGACCGCAGGCGCCTCGTCGTGGGGCAACTCCTCCTGCTGGCGGCGGCGCTGGCGGCAGTCGGCACCGCCGACAACGTGGCGCTCCTGCTCGTGGGCCTCGCCGCGGTGGGGTCGCTCGCGGTGGTCACCCAGACGTTGGTGGCCTTCGCCGCGTCCCTCGCTCCGTCCGCGGCGCGCGGACGGGCCGTCGGCCTGGTGACCAGCGGTGTGGTCACCGGGATCCTGCTGGCCCGTACCGTGTCCGGCCTGCTGGCCGACCTCGCCGGATGGCGCTCCGTCTACCTCTCTTCTGCGGCTGTCGCCTGCGTCCTCGCCCTCACACTCCACCGCCTGTTGCCGTCCGGTGTCAGCGCCGCACCGGCGGCCGGGGGGTACGGGCGACTGCTGCGCTCCACCGTCACACTGTTCGTCCGCGAGCGTCTCCTTCGATTGCGGGCCCTGTTCGCTCTGCTGATCTTCGCGGCCTTCAGCGCCCTGTGGAGCAGTGTCGCGCTGCCGCTCAGCGCGCCTCCACTCTCCCTCTCGCACACCGAAATCGGAGCATTCGGACTGGCCGGAGCGGCGGGTGCCCTCGCCGCCACGGCAGCCGGCCGCTTGAACGACCGAGGTTTCTCCCAGCGGACCACCGGCATCGGCCTGGCGCTGCTCACCGTCTCCTGGCTTCCCCTGGCGCTGACCCGGCACTCGCTCTGGGCGCTGGCGGCCGGCGTGATCGTCCTCGATCTCGCCGTACAAGCGGTCCACGTCACCAACCAGACCCTGATCTACGCCCTGCACCCGGAGGCGGGGAGCCGACTGATCGGCGGTTACATGGTCTTCTACTCGATCGGCAGCGCCTCGGGTGCCGTCACCGCGACGGCTCTGTACGCGGTGGCGGGCTGGACGGCCGTGTGCGCGCTGGGCGCAGGGTTCAGCTCGCTAGCGCTCCTCCTGTGGGCACTCACGCGACGCGGTACCCCGAACGCACCTACCGCAGCGGCTGGTTGA
- the ssuE gene encoding NADPH-dependent FMN reductase, whose protein sequence is MATILSLSGSPSPASRTARLLRHLDAGLVARGHDVVPLDVRTLPAAALLGADTRHPAIAEAVRLVARADGVVVGTPVYKASYSGVLKSFLDLLPQDALAGKTVLPLATGGSPAHVLAIDYALRPVLASMGARHIVRGWFVLDKDITAGDSGVRVAPDAARALDTAVDRFARALSAPAEHRPAPAAAA, encoded by the coding sequence ATGGCCACCATCCTCTCCCTCTCGGGCAGTCCCTCCCCGGCATCCCGTACCGCCCGACTGCTGCGGCACCTGGACGCAGGGCTCGTGGCCCGGGGCCACGACGTCGTCCCCCTCGACGTACGGACCCTGCCCGCCGCCGCGCTGCTCGGCGCCGACACGCGTCATCCCGCGATCGCCGAGGCCGTGCGCCTCGTCGCGCGGGCGGACGGCGTCGTCGTGGGCACCCCCGTGTACAAGGCGTCCTACTCGGGAGTGCTCAAGAGCTTCCTCGACCTCCTGCCGCAGGACGCGCTCGCCGGCAAGACCGTCCTGCCGCTGGCCACCGGCGGATCGCCCGCCCACGTCCTGGCGATCGACTACGCCCTCCGCCCGGTCCTCGCGTCGATGGGCGCGCGGCACATCGTGCGCGGCTGGTTCGTCCTCGACAAGGACATCACCGCCGGTGACAGCGGGGTGCGGGTCGCGCCGGACGCGGCCCGGGCGCTGGACACCGCCGTCGACCGGTTCGCGCGTGCCCTGTCCGCGCCCGCCGAGCATCGCCCCGCCCCGGCCGCCGCGGCCTGA
- a CDS encoding putative leader peptide, producing MRDRWGLTLRRHIDLARVASALCRHSR from the coding sequence ATGCGGGACCGATGGGGACTGACCTTGCGCCGCCACATCGACCTCGCCCGGGTCGCCAGCGCCCTGTGTCGCCACAGCCGCTGA
- a CDS encoding NADPH-dependent F420 reductase: MSPADDKNTALLEGPEYMTTTVGFIGSGNIGSTVARLAIEAGHRVVLSNSRGPETLADTAAELGPRACAATSGEAAAAGDIVVVTVPVKAFPDLPAAPLAGKTVIDTCNYAPRRDGHVPELDSNSLMSSELLLRYIPDALLVKAFNNIFFKHLLSLARPVGAPDRSYLPIAGDSAPAKTAVTEFIESIGYSVVDAGPLADSWRQGTDTPVWGTPYGPTSDEEGQPVGEDAIRAALAIARR; encoded by the coding sequence ATGAGTCCGGCAGATGACAAAAATACGGCTCTTCTGGAGGGGCCTGAGTATATGACGACGACTGTGGGATTCATCGGAAGCGGCAACATCGGCAGTACTGTCGCGCGGCTCGCGATCGAGGCCGGGCACCGGGTCGTTCTCAGCAACTCGCGCGGTCCCGAGACGCTCGCGGACACTGCCGCGGAACTGGGGCCGCGGGCGTGCGCGGCGACGAGCGGGGAGGCCGCGGCTGCCGGTGACATCGTCGTGGTCACGGTGCCGGTCAAGGCGTTCCCCGACTTGCCCGCCGCGCCACTGGCCGGGAAGACGGTCATCGACACGTGCAACTACGCCCCCCGGCGTGACGGGCACGTCCCCGAACTCGACAGCAACTCACTCATGTCGAGCGAGCTGCTGCTGCGCTACATCCCGGACGCCCTGCTCGTGAAAGCGTTCAACAACATCTTCTTCAAGCACCTGCTGTCACTCGCCCGCCCGGTGGGGGCGCCCGACCGCTCGTACCTGCCGATCGCCGGGGACTCCGCGCCGGCAAAGACGGCGGTGACCGAGTTCATCGAATCCATCGGGTACAGCGTGGTGGACGCGGGACCGCTGGCCGATAGCTGGCGGCAGGGGACGGACACACCGGTGTGGGGGACCCCGTACGGGCCGACCTCGGACGAGGAGGGCCAGCCGGTCGGCGAGGACGCCATCCGCGCGGCACTGGCCATCGCAAGGCGGTAA